The following proteins are encoded in a genomic region of Bernardetia sp. MNP-M8:
- a CDS encoding IS4 family transposase, which translates to MAKAKYASSGKVTKLVTVLSSHLTEFHFARVQFIGLFVIAVIKVGLGGLIQIATAFERNVECSSSLRRIERFLNHYNLDFKAITRLIVSLQGIDKWKDIVLCLDRSNWKVGKKNINILLLSAAYKNVSVPLIWSVFPKKGNSSTEERIELIERFLSIFPNLSISSIVADREFVGQKWFTYLSGKNFDFVMRLKSNFKATRKGKTKSIAAWCRGLAISETYHLEGVFIVNGVEVYLSVSRTQKGYIYLASPVFLENAFEIYKQRWEIETLFKALKTQGFKLENTKLTEPEKIAKLLALCSIAFVWCYKVGEWKHKKTKIRVCSNGYNEYSFFRYGLLEIKKILNNPMSKETKFNQKIKVLSME; encoded by the coding sequence ATGGCAAAAGCAAAGTATGCTTCTAGTGGTAAAGTTACAAAATTAGTTACTGTTTTATCTTCTCATTTAACAGAGTTTCATTTTGCACGAGTTCAATTTATAGGTCTTTTTGTAATAGCTGTTATAAAAGTAGGATTAGGAGGGTTGATTCAAATTGCTACAGCTTTTGAACGGAATGTAGAATGCAGCTCCTCTTTACGTCGTATTGAACGCTTTTTAAATCACTATAACCTTGATTTTAAGGCAATTACTCGTTTAATTGTTTCTTTACAAGGTATTGATAAGTGGAAGGATATTGTTTTATGTCTTGACCGTTCCAATTGGAAAGTGGGTAAAAAAAATATAAATATTTTGTTACTTTCAGCAGCTTATAAGAATGTTTCAGTGCCTCTTATTTGGTCTGTTTTTCCAAAAAAAGGAAACTCTTCTACTGAAGAACGCATCGAATTAATAGAACGTTTTTTATCTATTTTTCCTAACCTATCTATTTCTTCTATTGTAGCAGATAGAGAGTTTGTAGGTCAAAAATGGTTTACTTATTTATCAGGAAAAAACTTTGATTTTGTAATGCGACTAAAGTCTAATTTTAAAGCGACTAGAAAAGGTAAAACAAAGTCAATTGCAGCATGGTGTAGAGGACTGGCTATTTCAGAAACGTATCATTTAGAGGGTGTTTTTATAGTCAATGGTGTAGAAGTATATTTATCTGTAAGCAGAACACAAAAAGGATATATTTATCTAGCTTCACCTGTTTTTTTAGAAAACGCTTTTGAAATTTATAAACAACGTTGGGAAATAGAAACGCTGTTTAAAGCACTAAAAACACAAGGTTTTAAGCTAGAAAATACAAAATTGACAGAACCAGAGAAAATAGCTAAATTACTTGCTCTTTGTTCTATTGCATTTGTTTGGTGTTACAAAGTAGGGGAGTGGAAACATAAAAAAACGAAAATAAGAGTCTGTTCAAATGGATATAATGAATACTCTTTTTTCCGATATGGATTACTAGAAATCAAAAAAATACTCAATAATCCAATGAGTAAAGAAACTAAATTCAATCAGAAAATTAAAGTTTTGTCAATGGAGTGA
- a CDS encoding cyclic nucleotide-binding domain-containing protein — protein MWNPFARKYSSQDKKLMDFLRKMLIFSCLTDEELMVFLPNLYLRNYSKDEIVFFRNDPSQALYMVKSGQIRLDLDVGERFEELGKVTKGEFFGENCLVQGTHRLYNAICCDAVTELYILPLANILEIFEEYPRIKSKIYEMMSQNQQEYIQNIFNAYRDSFGIFELSHSYFKGENKNNHIIE, from the coding sequence ATGTGGAATCCATTTGCTCGTAAATATTCTTCTCAAGACAAAAAATTAATGGATTTTCTTAGAAAAATGTTGATTTTTTCTTGCCTTACTGATGAGGAATTAATGGTTTTTCTACCTAATCTTTATTTAAGAAATTATTCAAAAGATGAAATTGTTTTTTTTAGAAATGATCCAAGCCAAGCACTTTATATGGTCAAATCAGGTCAAATACGACTAGACTTAGATGTTGGAGAACGATTTGAAGAGTTAGGAAAGGTTACAAAAGGAGAGTTTTTTGGAGAAAATTGTTTAGTGCAAGGAACTCATCGATTATATAATGCAATTTGTTGTGATGCTGTAACAGAATTATATATTCTTCCTCTTGCTAATATATTAGAAATTTTTGAAGAATATCCACGCATCAAATCAAAAATATATGAAATGATGTCTCAAAATCAACAGGAATATATTCAAAATATATTTAATGCTTACCGAGATTCATTTGGTATTTTTGAATTAAGCCATTCCTATTTCAAAGGAGAGAATAAAAATAACCATATAATAGAATAA
- a CDS encoding metallophosphoesterase family protein codes for MKLEHTKYSKFISKNPDGRQLVIPDIHGCLATFKTLLNQIKLTKNDQLFLLGDYINKGKDSKGVLDLIIKLQENQDENGYQVFPLRGNHEQMFIEDYEGIKTSQFLDKTAEFSQLEYDFVSTLPYFYELDNFFLVHAGFNLETNNPFSDFETMLWKRDFVITDKEKENHFYDKTIIIGHNPTFLDYILQDINLKAPSICLDNGCVYTKKWFLGNLLCLNLTSNEIFIQENTEN; via the coding sequence ATGAAATTAGAACATACAAAATATTCAAAGTTTATTTCTAAAAACCCAGATGGAAGACAGTTAGTTATTCCTGATATTCATGGTTGTTTGGCTACTTTCAAAACCTTATTAAATCAAATAAAATTAACTAAAAATGACCAACTTTTTTTGTTAGGAGATTATATTAATAAAGGAAAGGATAGCAAAGGAGTTTTAGATTTGATTATAAAACTGCAAGAAAATCAAGATGAAAATGGCTATCAAGTTTTTCCTTTACGTGGAAATCATGAGCAAATGTTTATTGAAGATTACGAAGGAATAAAGACAAGTCAGTTTTTGGATAAAACTGCTGAATTCTCACAATTAGAATATGATTTTGTTTCTACTTTGCCTTATTTCTATGAGTTAGATAATTTCTTTTTAGTTCATGCTGGCTTCAATTTAGAAACTAATAATCCATTTTCAGATTTTGAAACAATGCTTTGGAAAAGAGATTTTGTAATTACTGATAAAGAAAAAGAAAATCATTTTTATGATAAAACTATTATTATTGGACATAACCCTACTTTTTTGGATTATATTTTACAAGACATTAATTTAAAAGCTCCTTCAATTTGTTTAGATAATGGATGTGTTTATACTAAAAAATGGTTTTTAGGAAATTTACTATGTCTTAATTTGACTTCAAATGAAATTTTTATACAAGAAAATACTGAAAATTAA
- the panC gene encoding pantoate--beta-alanine ligase has translation MKVVEKIDELRTSLTSYSKSEKTIGFVPTMGALHKGHISLIKTAKKKSDFVVCSIFVNPLQFNNTGDFTNYPISLEKDIKMLEKAGCDLLFLPNSDTMYQSPVRTKMNFDGLDNVMEGKHRQGHFNGVGIVVAKLFNLVQPNHAFFGQKDLQQFAIIQQMVTDLSFPIKLYCCPIKREEDGLAMSSRNRRLDEDQRVIAPKIYESLILTKKMLKKGESVEKSQRAGISHLDKYKEFETEYLEIIDATTLQPLDSKLKLKKLDTSTKIAICVAAKLGEIRLIDNIIID, from the coding sequence ATGAAAGTTGTTGAAAAAATTGATGAGCTTAGAACATCTTTAACATCGTATTCAAAATCAGAAAAAACGATTGGTTTTGTGCCTACTATGGGTGCACTTCACAAAGGACATATTTCGCTTATCAAAACAGCAAAAAAGAAATCAGACTTTGTAGTGTGTAGTATTTTTGTGAATCCTCTTCAATTTAATAACACAGGCGATTTTACAAATTATCCTATTTCTTTAGAGAAAGATATAAAAATGTTAGAAAAAGCAGGCTGCGATTTGCTTTTCTTGCCAAATTCTGATACTATGTATCAGAGTCCTGTCCGTACAAAGATGAATTTTGATGGATTAGATAATGTAATGGAAGGAAAACATCGACAAGGACATTTTAATGGAGTAGGAATTGTGGTGGCAAAATTATTTAATTTAGTACAACCTAATCACGCCTTTTTCGGACAAAAAGACCTCCAACAATTTGCTATTATTCAGCAAATGGTAACTGATTTATCGTTTCCTATCAAGCTTTATTGCTGTCCTATCAAAAGAGAAGAAGACGGACTGGCGATGTCTTCAAGAAATAGAAGGTTAGACGAAGATCAAAGGGTTATTGCTCCTAAAATATATGAAAGTCTTATTTTGACCAAAAAAATGCTTAAAAAAGGAGAATCTGTAGAAAAATCACAGCGAGCAGGCATTTCTCATTTAGATAAATACAAAGAGTTCGAAACTGAATATTTGGAAATTATAGATGCAACTACTCTACAACCTTTAGATTCTAAATTAAAATTAAAAAAATTAGATACTAGCACAAAAATTGCAATTTGTGTCGCTGCAAAACTAGGAGAAATACGACTGATTGATAATATTATTATTGATTGA
- the dnaA gene encoding chromosomal replication initiator protein DnaA — translation MVSLSQQNTAISLNPHSTNSGGYKDCQTVWQQCLEVIKSEIPEQSFKTWFIPVRPLRLRQNILTIQVPSLYFYEFLEEHYVLVLRKAIIEQLGTNGKLEYSLLPEKKQTPLFDNSFDERIESTNQNQQGQAKQKNNFNSSSHVSESYGHEGDNSETTSIQTSLFQNQNSTQQNNNQKDIDSDNPIVLNGNSNYETATSRSQLNNSTQQSTRQEYKPEYKKELENRVEARQPIRQENNRTQQTSTTNQFAPQVQKSSNFQSSTSQSSQQYYQNQTQNRTRDVQQQSNFRPVKTTQALPHNLNPRYTFDTFVEGECNSVAFAAGRAIAKNPGRTSFHPLVLYGGVGLGKTHLAHAIGNKILEHYPEKRVVYVSADQFANDFVASVRENEITQFTEQYYHLDVLIVDDIQFLCDKVKTQESFFHIFNHLHSAGKQMIMTSDCAPAQMRGLQERLLSRFKWGAILDLKVPDVETRKAIIYTKLQGYESQVSQDVIDFLAKSVTTNVRELEGVITSLLAKSSLADMSITLDLARQALGAVVAHQNETHELSIDAIEEIVAAFFQVTLEQLKGKTRKKEIAVARQFAMYLTKEYTDLPLKAIGWHFGKRDHSTVIHACKVVPIKMEQEESYKKTFDEIIKRIEQL, via the coding sequence ATGGTATCACTTTCTCAACAAAATACGGCTATCTCATTGAACCCACACTCAACAAATAGTGGTGGCTACAAAGATTGTCAGACAGTTTGGCAGCAATGTTTGGAGGTAATAAAGTCTGAAATTCCAGAGCAGAGTTTCAAAACTTGGTTTATACCTGTCCGACCTTTGCGGTTGCGCCAAAATATTTTGACGATTCAAGTACCGAGCCTCTATTTTTACGAATTTTTAGAAGAACATTATGTTCTTGTACTCAGAAAAGCGATTATCGAACAATTAGGAACAAATGGAAAATTAGAATACTCTCTTCTTCCAGAAAAAAAACAAACACCTTTATTTGATAATTCGTTTGACGAAAGGATAGAATCAACAAATCAGAATCAGCAAGGTCAAGCAAAACAAAAAAATAATTTTAATTCTTCTTCTCATGTTTCCGAGAGTTATGGTCATGAAGGAGATAATTCTGAAACGACTTCTATTCAAACAAGTTTGTTTCAAAATCAGAATTCAACTCAGCAAAATAATAATCAAAAGGATATAGATTCAGACAATCCAATAGTTTTAAATGGCAATTCGAATTATGAAACGGCTACTTCTAGAAGCCAATTAAATAACTCAACTCAGCAATCTACTAGACAGGAATATAAACCAGAATATAAAAAAGAGCTAGAAAATAGAGTAGAAGCAAGACAACCAATTAGACAAGAAAATAATAGAACCCAACAAACTAGTACTACTAATCAGTTTGCACCACAGGTTCAGAAGTCGTCTAATTTTCAGTCTTCTACTTCACAGTCTTCTCAACAATATTATCAAAATCAGACTCAAAATCGAACAAGAGATGTTCAACAACAGTCTAATTTTCGTCCTGTCAAGACAACACAAGCACTACCTCACAATCTTAATCCAAGATATACCTTCGATACTTTTGTAGAAGGTGAGTGTAATAGTGTTGCTTTTGCAGCAGGTAGAGCAATTGCTAAAAATCCAGGAAGAACGAGTTTTCACCCTTTAGTTTTATATGGAGGTGTAGGTTTGGGCAAAACGCACTTAGCACATGCGATTGGCAACAAAATCTTAGAACATTATCCAGAAAAGCGAGTAGTTTATGTATCTGCCGACCAGTTTGCCAATGATTTTGTAGCTTCTGTACGTGAAAACGAAATTACGCAGTTTACCGAACAGTATTATCATTTAGATGTCTTGATTGTTGATGATATTCAGTTTTTGTGTGATAAGGTAAAGACTCAAGAGAGTTTTTTCCATATCTTCAATCACTTGCATAGTGCAGGCAAACAGATGATAATGACTAGCGATTGTGCGCCTGCTCAGATGAGAGGTTTGCAAGAACGACTACTTTCTCGTTTCAAATGGGGAGCAATCCTAGATTTGAAAGTTCCTGATGTAGAAACAAGAAAGGCAATTATTTATACGAAATTACAAGGATACGAATCGCAAGTTTCTCAAGATGTGATTGATTTTCTAGCAAAAAGTGTAACAACTAATGTTAGAGAACTAGAAGGTGTAATTACTTCTCTTTTAGCTAAATCTTCTTTGGCTGATATGAGTATTACACTAGACCTCGCTCGTCAAGCACTTGGCGCAGTTGTGGCACATCAAAACGAAACTCACGAACTTTCTATTGATGCAATTGAAGAAATTGTAGCAGCTTTTTTTCAAGTTACTTTAGAGCAACTCAAAGGAAAAACAAGAAAAAAAGAAATTGCAGTAGCTCGTCAGTTTGCGATGTATCTAACAAAAGAATATACTGATTTGCCTTTAAAAGCAATCGGTTGGCACTTTGGAAAAAGAGACCACAGCACAGTTATTCATGCTTGTAAAGTTGTTCCTATCAAGATGGAACAGGAAGAATCTTATAAAAAGACTTTTGATGAGATTATCAAGCGAATAGAACAACTTTAA
- a CDS encoding LptF/LptG family permease — translation MDSKNQTTRVKILDKYILKKFLTTYVFVVLVILAVICAIDYSEKSDDFIKHSLTFKQIVVEYYSNFIMHIIGLITPLMVFITTVFVTSRMAGRTEIIAMLSGGMSYLRLFVPYMIGASIIAIFSFYLNGWVIPRANKIKIAFETAYVKKPFSFDERNVHSKIDSNTYVYLQSYNNNTFNGRKFTIERIENRKLVEKLSAENITWDTLKQTWHIDDYKIHTFFAERELILRGKDMDTLMGLLPKDFESKYRYNETLTLPEIDEYIAEQKARGTALELGIYYVEKYQRYASPFAIIILTLMGVVVSSKKTRQGTSFNIALGFVLAFVFILFVVVARSLGQSGALDPRVGAWIPNIIFGIVAIYLYWRAPK, via the coding sequence TTGGATTCTAAAAATCAAACAACTAGAGTGAAAATACTAGACAAATATATTCTTAAAAAATTTCTTACCACTTACGTTTTTGTCGTTTTGGTAATCTTAGCAGTTATTTGTGCGATTGATTATAGCGAAAAAAGTGACGATTTTATCAAACATTCTTTAACCTTTAAGCAGATTGTGGTAGAATATTATTCTAACTTCATTATGCACATCATCGGACTTATTACGCCTTTGATGGTCTTTATTACAACTGTGTTTGTAACTTCTCGTATGGCAGGACGTACCGAAATTATAGCTATGCTGAGTGGTGGAATGAGTTATTTGAGATTGTTTGTGCCTTATATGATTGGAGCGAGTATTATCGCAATTTTTTCATTTTATTTGAATGGTTGGGTTATTCCTCGTGCTAATAAAATAAAGATAGCCTTCGAAACGGCTTATGTCAAAAAACCTTTTTCTTTTGATGAGCGAAATGTACATTCAAAGATAGATTCGAATACCTATGTATATCTTCAAAGTTATAATAATAATACCTTTAATGGACGAAAATTTACAATAGAACGTATAGAAAATAGAAAATTAGTAGAAAAACTATCTGCTGAAAATATTACTTGGGATACCTTAAAACAAACATGGCACATAGACGATTACAAAATACATACTTTTTTTGCAGAACGAGAGTTAATTCTTAGAGGAAAAGATATGGACACTCTTATGGGACTTCTACCAAAAGATTTTGAGAGTAAATATAGATACAATGAAACCCTAACTTTGCCAGAAATAGATGAATATATTGCAGAACAAAAAGCAAGAGGCACAGCTCTTGAGCTAGGAATCTATTATGTAGAAAAATATCAGCGTTATGCATCTCCTTTTGCTATTATTATTCTTACCTTGATGGGGGTGGTAGTTTCTTCTAAAAAAACAAGACAAGGAACAAGTTTTAATATTGCACTTGGCTTTGTGTTGGCTTTTGTGTTTATTTTGTTTGTAGTAGTAGCTAGAAGTTTGGGACAAAGTGGAGCATTAGACCCTCGTGTGGGAGCTTGGATTCCAAATATTATCTTTGGTATAGTTGCTATTTATCTCTACTGGCGTGCGCCCAAATAA
- a CDS encoding GYDIA family GHMP kinase: MNRFHGNGKLLLSGEYYVLDGAIALAVPTQKGQLLQVTYAPSEHRVLHWKSYDSNGQIWFEARFDIETFEALEGYVSQKSMVLQKILQTTRKISKNFLVGKESVLVETFLEFPRLWGLGSSSTLIHTIAKWAGINAFDLLAKTMGGSGYDVACAESETPILYERHDGIPRTIPVDFNPPFKNQIYFVYLGKKQNSAEGISYYEKLKNIKSKKDKLVKELSGITHKIVTATKLEEFEKLIAKHEEIIANNMAMERVKQTYFSDYWGEVKSLGAWGGDFVLVTSQKSKEETQAYFLEKGMDTFLTYDEMVKG; this comes from the coding sequence ATGAATCGTTTTCACGGAAATGGAAAACTGCTCCTCAGTGGGGAGTATTATGTGCTTGATGGTGCGATTGCACTTGCCGTTCCTACCCAAAAAGGACAGTTATTACAAGTGACTTATGCTCCTTCAGAACATCGTGTGTTGCATTGGAAAAGTTATGATAGTAATGGGCAAATTTGGTTTGAGGCTCGTTTTGATATCGAAACTTTTGAAGCCTTAGAAGGATATGTTTCTCAAAAATCAATGGTTTTACAGAAAATTTTGCAAACGACACGCAAAATTTCAAAGAATTTTTTAGTAGGAAAAGAATCTGTTTTAGTAGAAACTTTTTTAGAATTTCCTCGTCTTTGGGGATTGGGAAGTAGCTCAACGCTTATTCATACCATTGCAAAATGGGCAGGAATAAATGCTTTTGATTTACTTGCCAAAACTATGGGAGGTTCGGGTTACGATGTGGCTTGTGCCGAATCTGAAACGCCTATTTTGTACGAAAGACACGACGGAATTCCACGTACTATTCCAGTTGATTTTAATCCTCCTTTCAAAAATCAAATTTATTTTGTCTATTTAGGTAAAAAACAAAATTCGGCAGAAGGAATTTCGTATTACGAAAAACTCAAAAATATAAAAAGTAAGAAAGACAAATTAGTAAAAGAACTTTCAGGTATTACACACAAAATCGTAACAGCCACAAAACTAGAAGAATTTGAAAAGCTAATTGCCAAGCACGAAGAAATTATTGCTAATAATATGGCAATGGAAAGAGTAAAACAAACTTATTTTTCTGATTACTGGGGCGAAGTAAAATCTCTCGGTGCGTGGGGAGGAGATTTTGTTTTGGTTACAAGCCAAAAATCAAAAGAAGAAACACAAGCCTATTTCTTAGAAAAAGGAATGGATACTTTTCTTACTTATGATGAAATGGTGAAGGGATAG
- a CDS encoding T9SS type A sorting domain-containing protein — translation MNSKLLQHSKVHIFLLTFLFLFLFLSLSFGQTRPPIATYSDVYCEGSPIVVSASSPTFGSSIEWYIYSDIRSHSPFATSKDGADLILDNKIPLPVGTTKIYAVAISNGNRSEGVEVPINVRSAAVVLGIGSDKCMLYRGDNVNLFPILSVDKAEYTYEWRKIQNKLLDTIASPSIISTEKIFSKASLQEADAGIYELTVWNENKTCATVSTIHLVIRDVCMPSYPIENLGLDLSQGRTYVYIKPGRGRYYISTDESGVFNFRLEERYRNKDLDVTVFLEDGCQVGKTTLRQSIGTSWYSLNFNPICTPNKKYLMKMTSSTGDTYEVPIKFNISELKNRIYINSDSYCPNLEIYLSSSNDGGVVNSSMTWYKTTTNSKTDLPNESTDWEVMKVYKSKKTMIGGSYLTYSSSEEKVQWLKTLVIDGRGCVVESEPVFIEKENGNENLFRIPNTRNLLPKAEFVSTDQESSLLKGIEVKLSGFSINSYDRTPVVISILNADGTNSSPSSVIKSFEMEASEFSSLFILNNDDIFIFDEPLRVPRQFYISINANSNSIYMSARCNIAQNRAWERKLDGSWIPLSAPISSGGLEFATSYVVNPIFHTKPKTNFVASFDLAYQYEEVTFFDISEADPETYDWTFAGASTSTDSIANPTATYSQKGEYDVSLKTSNISGTDSLSKPNYIKVLENYSIRKNTYTQLYAKERDQEYEDGQQKYKAKGEYFISNEEDDYLQGVEVKLSYLRVPSYGNWERTLPVYLMSVDSIDKKPYQIIDSMSVPFDYIEKAIENQGFIRFKWKKAIPLPSDFFIVVDIKYATDLKYAIPYGKSNEDLNQATAWIQLKDGTWQLQEIINTFSSASHAIYPITTRHKILSSEENNLFSYSIELFPNPASDFIEIKSSEISLNKYSIVNTLGVTIKDGNLSEQNTIDISKFNKGLYFIRFMTNKGIITKRFIVK, via the coding sequence ATGAATTCAAAATTACTCCAACATAGTAAAGTACACATATTCTTACTTACATTTTTATTCTTATTTTTATTCCTTTCTTTATCATTTGGGCAAACTCGTCCTCCAATAGCAACTTATTCAGATGTATATTGTGAAGGTAGTCCAATTGTTGTTTCAGCTAGTTCACCTACTTTTGGATCTAGTATTGAATGGTATATATATTCAGATATACGATCGCACTCACCGTTTGCCACATCAAAAGATGGTGCTGATTTGATTTTAGATAATAAAATTCCATTACCTGTCGGTACAACAAAAATATATGCAGTAGCTATATCTAATGGAAATAGAAGTGAAGGAGTAGAAGTTCCAATAAATGTGCGTTCTGCTGCTGTTGTTTTGGGAATAGGCTCAGACAAATGTATGCTTTATAGAGGAGATAACGTAAATTTATTTCCAATTTTGTCTGTTGATAAAGCAGAATATACCTACGAGTGGAGAAAAATACAAAATAAATTACTTGATACTATAGCATCTCCAAGTATAATCAGTACAGAAAAAATATTTTCCAAAGCTTCATTACAAGAAGCAGATGCAGGAATATATGAACTAACAGTATGGAACGAAAACAAAACCTGTGCTACTGTTTCCACAATACATTTAGTTATTAGAGATGTCTGTATGCCTTCTTATCCTATTGAAAATTTAGGACTTGATCTTAGTCAGGGTCGTACTTATGTTTATATAAAACCTGGTCGTGGAAGATATTATATTTCTACTGATGAGAGTGGAGTTTTTAATTTTCGTTTAGAAGAAAGATATAGAAATAAAGATTTAGATGTAACTGTTTTTTTGGAAGATGGCTGTCAAGTTGGAAAAACAACATTAAGACAAAGTATCGGAACAAGTTGGTACAGTTTGAATTTTAATCCAATATGTACTCCCAATAAGAAGTACCTTATGAAAATGACTTCAAGTACAGGTGATACGTATGAAGTGCCTATAAAATTTAATATCTCTGAACTTAAAAACAGAATCTATATAAATTCTGACTCTTATTGTCCTAACCTTGAAATCTACCTTTCTTCTAGTAATGATGGAGGCGTTGTGAATAGTAGCATGACTTGGTACAAGACAACAACAAATTCAAAAACAGACTTACCAAATGAATCAACTGATTGGGAGGTAATGAAAGTTTATAAGAGCAAAAAAACTATGATAGGTGGATCTTACTTAACATATAGCTCTAGTGAGGAGAAAGTTCAGTGGTTAAAGACACTAGTTATAGATGGAAGAGGATGTGTTGTTGAGAGTGAACCTGTATTTATTGAGAAAGAAAACGGAAATGAAAATCTATTCAGAATTCCTAATACTAGAAATTTACTTCCAAAAGCAGAATTTGTCAGTACAGACCAAGAGTCTTCTCTTTTAAAAGGCATTGAAGTCAAGCTATCTGGCTTTTCTATTAATAGCTATGACAGAACTCCTGTTGTAATTTCTATCCTTAATGCTGATGGTACAAACTCTTCCCCCAGTAGCGTAATTAAATCGTTTGAAATGGAAGCAAGTGAGTTTAGTAGTTTGTTTATTCTCAATAATGATGATATTTTTATTTTTGATGAGCCTTTGCGAGTTCCTAGACAATTTTATATAAGTATAAATGCCAATAGCAATTCTATTTATATGTCTGCAAGATGTAATATAGCTCAAAACAGAGCTTGGGAAAGAAAACTAGACGGTTCGTGGATTCCATTGTCAGCTCCTATTTCGTCTGGAGGGCTTGAGTTTGCTACTTCTTATGTAGTCAATCCAATATTTCATACTAAACCAAAAACTAATTTTGTTGCCAGTTTTGATTTGGCATATCAATATGAGGAAGTTACGTTCTTTGATATTTCTGAAGCTGACCCAGAAACATATGACTGGACATTTGCAGGAGCTAGTACCAGCACTGATTCAATAGCAAATCCTACAGCTACTTATTCCCAAAAAGGAGAATATGATGTTTCCTTGAAAACAAGCAATATATCAGGAACTGATAGTCTTTCGAAGCCAAATTATATTAAAGTTTTGGAAAATTACTCTATAAGAAAGAATACATATACACAGCTTTATGCAAAAGAGAGAGATCAAGAATATGAAGATGGACAGCAAAAGTATAAGGCAAAAGGAGAGTATTTTATAAGCAATGAAGAAGATGATTATTTGCAAGGAGTAGAAGTCAAATTATCTTATTTACGTGTTCCTAGTTATGGTAATTGGGAGAGAACACTGCCCGTATATTTGATGTCTGTTGATAGTATAGACAAAAAGCCTTATCAAATAATTGATTCGATGTCTGTGCCTTTTGATTACATCGAAAAGGCAATTGAAAATCAAGGGTTCATAAGGTTCAAATGGAAAAAAGCTATACCTCTTCCTTCTGATTTTTTTATTGTTGTTGATATAAAATATGCTACTGATTTGAAATATGCAATTCCTTATGGTAAATCAAATGAAGACTTAAATCAAGCTACAGCATGGATTCAACTCAAAGATGGCACTTGGCAACTACAAGAAATAATAAATACGTTTAGCTCTGCTTCTCATGCTATATATCCTATTACAACTCGTCATAAAATACTCTCTTCAGAAGAGAATAATCTATTTTCTTATTCAATAGAGTTATTTCCTAATCCAGCTTCTGATTTTATAGAAATAAAATCTTCTGAAATCTCATTAAACAAATACTCTATTGTTAATACCTTGGGAGTAACTATTAAAGATGGCAATTTATCAGAGCAAAATACTATTGATATAAGTAAATTTAATAAAGGTCTGTATTTTATTCGTTTTATGACAAACAAAGGAATAATTACAAAACGATTTATAGTAAAATAA